TAGCCGACGGTATTTCGTTGGAAACACCAGATGATACAACAATACGCTTACATTGTGGCTCTTGTGTAAATAGATGCTCATGCATCTATTCTAATTCATTCGCCGCAAGCGGCGGGGTATCAGACCCTAAAAGAGAATGAATTATTTGCATGACGAGCGGCGTTCTATTCTGAAGACTAACCTTACCTTCAAGGGGGGGCATGGGTGAGGAAAGGGACTGACTAGAGGGTCATTGTATACTGTAGTGCTGTGAATCGAAAAGGAGGTCGTTATGAACAAGAGCGAAATACTAGCCTTGATCAATGCCAACCCGGCCTGTCATCTGGCCACGGCGGAGGGAGATACACCACACGTCCGCGGCATCCTGTTGTACAGGGCTGATGAG
This genomic stretch from Chloroflexota bacterium harbors:
- a CDS encoding IS200/IS605 family transposase → MSIYLHKSHNVSVLLYHLVFPTKYRRL